From the Bacillota bacterium genome, one window contains:
- a CDS encoding low molecular weight protein arginine phosphatase: MTKLNILFVCTGNTCRSPLAEGLMKHEINKYNLADEISVSSAGLFALEGSEVSEQVKLLLEEKKIFLTENKRASQISYEIADQADMIFVMTRSHLRQLLFKYPHLKSKTYLLKEFASLPGEEGDYDIDDPYGQSLEIYQNVLEEIHKSIKKIMQVLKEDGYNENCNRQ; encoded by the coding sequence CTGACGAAATTAAACATTTTATTTGTTTGTACGGGAAATACATGTCGCAGCCCGTTGGCAGAGGGATTAATGAAGCATGAAATCAATAAGTATAATCTGGCTGATGAAATTTCTGTTAGCTCCGCAGGGCTCTTTGCCCTGGAAGGGTCAGAAGTTTCAGAACAGGTAAAGCTGCTTCTTGAAGAGAAAAAAATATTTCTTACTGAAAATAAGCGAGCCTCACAGATTTCCTATGAGATTGCCGATCAAGCCGATATGATTTTTGTCATGACCAGGTCACACCTTCGGCAATTATTATTTAAATATCCCCACTTGAAAAGCAAAACCTACCTTCTTAAAGAATTTGCATCTTTGCCCGGAGAAGAAGGCGATTATGATATAGATGATCCTTATGGGCAGAGTCTGGAAATTTATCAAAATGTGTTAGAGGAGATCCACAAGTCTATAAAGAAGATTATGCAAGTCCTGAAGGAGGATGGATATAATGAAAATTGCAATCGGCAGTGA
- the glyA gene encoding serine hydroxymethyltransferase, translating to MNNRNSMNQKALQATDPELFSAIRNEKKRQQNNLIMIASENLVSRAVLEAQGSVLTNKYAEGYAGARYYGGCLYVDEAEKLAVNRAKSIFNAEHANMQPHSGTSANMAVYLALLNPGDRILGMDLSHGGHLTHGSKVNISGRYYSSFSYGVNRDSCLIDLSVVRKLALDIRPKLIIAGASSYPRLIDFEGFQKIAEEVEAIFLVDMAHTAGLVAAGVHPNPVLCADIVTATTHKTFRGPRGGMIFCREKYAADIDKAVFPGLQGGPLMHIIAAKAVACKEASSPDFVKYQKKVLINARSLAEGLIECGFELVTGGTDSHLVLVDLRNKNISGRDAEQLLESVNITANKNVIPFDPKGANDPSGIRLGTPTLTSRGMKQEEMKEIAQLIEMAIDYRSDTINLKKVKNRVTAICRQYPAY from the coding sequence ATGAATAATCGTAACTCAATGAACCAAAAAGCGCTTCAGGCAACAGATCCTGAATTATTTTCCGCAATCAGAAATGAAAAGAAACGTCAGCAGAACAACTTAATTATGATTGCTTCAGAAAATCTGGTCAGTAGAGCCGTCCTTGAAGCCCAGGGTTCTGTCCTGACCAATAAGTACGCTGAAGGTTATGCCGGGGCAAGATATTATGGGGGATGTTTGTATGTCGACGAGGCTGAAAAATTAGCCGTCAACAGGGCGAAAAGCATTTTTAACGCAGAGCATGCTAATATGCAGCCACACTCGGGTACATCTGCCAATATGGCAGTTTATCTGGCGCTTTTAAACCCTGGTGATCGGATTTTGGGGATGGATCTTAGCCACGGCGGACATCTTACACATGGCAGCAAGGTTAATATTTCTGGACGTTATTACAGCTCATTCAGTTATGGAGTTAACCGGGATTCCTGCCTGATTGATCTCAGTGTGGTTAGGAAGCTTGCTCTTGATATCAGGCCGAAACTGATTATTGCCGGGGCCAGTTCATACCCCCGGCTTATTGATTTTGAAGGATTTCAAAAAATTGCAGAAGAGGTAGAGGCCATCTTTTTAGTAGATATGGCTCATACGGCAGGACTTGTTGCAGCCGGAGTTCATCCTAACCCTGTTTTATGTGCGGACATAGTAACTGCTACTACCCATAAAACATTTCGAGGACCCCGCGGCGGGATGATTTTTTGTAGGGAGAAGTATGCAGCGGATATAGACAAAGCGGTTTTTCCGGGACTACAAGGCGGTCCGCTGATGCATATTATAGCGGCGAAAGCTGTTGCCTGCAAAGAGGCATCCTCTCCCGATTTTGTAAAATATCAAAAAAAGGTATTGATTAATGCCCGTTCGCTTGCTGAAGGATTAATTGAGTGTGGATTTGAACTGGTTACGGGAGGTACAGATAGCCATTTGGTTTTAGTTGACCTGCGTAATAAAAATATTAGCGGCAGGGATGCAGAACAGTTGCTTGAAAGTGTGAATATAACCGCTAACAAAAATGTGATACCCTTTGATCCTAAAGGAGCCAATGATCCGAGCGGCATCAGACTGGGAACACCAACCCTGACATCCCGAGGGATGAAGCAGGAAGAAATGAAAGAAATCGCTCAGCTGATCGAAATGGCGATCGATTACCGGAGCGATACGATAAATTTAAAGAAAGTGAAAAACCGGGTAACTGCGATATGCCGACAGTATCCCGCCTACTAA
- a CDS encoding Na/Pi cotransporter family protein yields the protein MYWNMAFSTLGGLGLFLFGIQIMASGMQKAAGDRFRKILEVLTNNPVLGVLTGIIVTILVQSSSTSTVMVVGFANAGLMNLAQAVSVIIGANIGTTVTAQIVSFKVGVIALPAIGIGSIMNFFGRRKFHRYVGQTVLGVGLLFLGMTTMSNGMYPLRELEGFHYLLAQFSEHPILGIIAGAIFTALIQSSSASTGVIIALTMQDLIPFHSAVPLILGTNIGTCITAMLASIGASVAARRAAIAHVLFNVIGVILALLLLKPFTDIIIETASTVPRQVANAHTIFNVLNTVVFLVFLKYFTRLICVIVPGVDEKIEFGPKYLDPRILKTPSIAIGGAKQELLRMAGIAREMLDESMQVFLKNDLKRIKHIEQMEELVDGLEKEINVYLADLSQHSMSQEQSKTVANLMSAANDLERIGDHAENIMQLAELKTEERLPFSATALEEITEFYNKVNSMLERAIKAFELEDKESARLIVREDDEVDEQEKTLRKKHIDRINTKKCYPASGVIYLDFLSNLERVADHANNIAYLVLED from the coding sequence TTGTACTGGAATATGGCTTTCAGCACTCTTGGCGGGTTAGGTCTTTTCTTGTTCGGCATTCAAATTATGGCCTCCGGGATGCAGAAAGCAGCCGGAGACAGGTTCAGAAAAATCCTGGAAGTCTTAACCAATAATCCTGTTCTGGGGGTATTAACCGGAATAATCGTCACAATTCTGGTCCAGAGCAGCAGTACATCAACGGTTATGGTCGTCGGATTTGCCAATGCCGGACTGATGAACCTGGCCCAGGCGGTAAGCGTGATTATCGGGGCAAATATCGGAACAACTGTTACAGCACAGATTGTATCATTTAAAGTTGGCGTAATTGCGTTGCCGGCCATAGGCATCGGGTCGATCATGAATTTTTTTGGCCGCCGCAAGTTTCATCGCTATGTAGGACAGACTGTTCTTGGTGTCGGGTTGCTTTTTCTCGGCATGACAACTATGTCAAACGGAATGTACCCTTTAAGAGAGCTTGAGGGATTTCACTACCTGCTTGCACAGTTCAGTGAACATCCAATACTCGGAATTATCGCTGGTGCCATATTTACTGCCCTCATTCAAAGCAGCAGCGCATCAACTGGTGTTATTATAGCCCTTACTATGCAGGATCTTATTCCCTTTCATTCAGCAGTACCCCTAATACTTGGCACAAATATCGGTACTTGCATAACTGCGATGCTGGCCAGCATTGGCGCAAGTGTTGCTGCACGCCGGGCGGCTATTGCCCATGTGCTCTTCAATGTGATCGGGGTTATTCTTGCCCTGTTATTACTTAAGCCATTTACTGATATAATTATTGAAACAGCCTCGACTGTTCCCCGCCAGGTTGCAAACGCCCATACTATCTTTAATGTTCTCAATACAGTTGTGTTTCTTGTATTCCTAAAATATTTTACACGTTTGATCTGCGTTATCGTTCCGGGGGTAGATGAAAAAATAGAATTTGGGCCCAAATATCTCGATCCGCGAATATTGAAAACACCGTCTATTGCAATCGGTGGCGCCAAACAGGAACTGCTGAGGATGGCTGGCATTGCCCGTGAAATGTTGGATGAATCAATGCAGGTATTTCTGAAAAATGATCTGAAAAGAATTAAACACATTGAACAGATGGAAGAACTTGTTGACGGATTAGAAAAAGAGATTAACGTATACCTAGCTGATCTTTCCCAGCATTCAATGTCTCAAGAACAATCGAAAACTGTTGCGAACCTTATGTCTGCCGCCAACGACCTAGAGAGAATAGGTGATCATGCTGAAAACATTATGCAATTGGCTGAATTGAAAACTGAGGAAAGACTGCCTTTTTCTGCAACAGCACTTGAGGAGATTACTGAATTTTACAACAAGGTAAATTCCATGTTGGAGAGAGCTATCAAAGCTTTTGAACTTGAAGACAAAGAGTCGGCACGTTTGATTGTTCGTGAAGACGATGAAGTAGATGAACAGGAAAAAACACTTCGTAAAAAACACATCGATCGGATCAATACTAAAAAATGTTATCCGGCCTCGGGAGTAATATATCTTGATTTTCTAAGTAACCTGGAACGGGTTGCTGATCATGCCAACAACATAGCATATCTTGTTCTTGAAGATTAA
- a CDS encoding L-threonylcarbamoyladenylate synthase has protein sequence MKRKIRRIKGTLLLKDDYESVRVAARIIEKGGLVAFPTETVYGLGADATNPKAVEKIFQAKGRPSDNPLIVHLSDPEQVKLVSGTISESASSLVNYFWPGPLSLVLPRSDIIPPIVSAGLSTVAVRMPAHPAAIKLLKLSGKPIAAPSANRSGSPSPTSYQDVLEDLAGSIDAVIASDACSIGLESTVLDLSGDVPIILRPGGISKEELERVLGTRVITSGYNQSSAVPPSPGMKYRHYAPIAPLILVVGSKVRRKLLVMAIKRHFQYHNMKVRFLNQYIKNKYLCNSDDPEQLAAYLYSALRQMDREGIDLILAEEIDMPGIGFAVMNRLRKAALRILRVM, from the coding sequence ATGAAACGCAAAATCAGACGGATTAAAGGGACCCTGCTGCTTAAAGATGATTATGAATCGGTTCGGGTTGCAGCCAGGATTATAGAGAAAGGCGGTCTGGTTGCTTTTCCTACCGAGACTGTCTATGGGCTTGGAGCGGACGCTACAAACCCCAAAGCGGTTGAGAAAATATTTCAAGCAAAAGGGCGTCCTTCAGATAACCCGCTTATAGTCCATCTGTCTGATCCTGAACAGGTTAAACTGGTATCCGGGACGATTTCAGAATCAGCCTCCTCTCTAGTCAATTATTTCTGGCCCGGCCCTCTCAGCCTGGTCTTACCCAGGTCAGATATTATCCCTCCCATTGTCAGTGCAGGTTTGTCAACAGTGGCTGTGCGTATGCCTGCACATCCGGCGGCGATCAAATTACTCAAACTTTCCGGCAAACCGATTGCTGCTCCCAGTGCTAATCGTTCAGGAAGCCCCAGCCCTACTTCTTATCAAGACGTTCTCGAAGATCTTGCCGGCAGTATTGATGCAGTTATAGCCAGTGATGCCTGCTCAATAGGGTTAGAATCAACTGTATTGGATCTTTCGGGAGATGTTCCAATTATTTTAAGGCCGGGTGGCATATCAAAGGAAGAACTGGAAAGGGTATTAGGAACCAGGGTCATTACATCGGGATATAACCAATCATCTGCTGTTCCCCCTTCTCCGGGAATGAAATACCGGCACTATGCACCCATAGCCCCTTTGATTTTGGTCGTTGGCAGTAAAGTGAGACGAAAGCTTCTTGTTATGGCAATTAAACGCCATTTCCAATATCATAATATGAAAGTTCGGTTTCTTAATCAGTATATCAAGAATAAATATCTTTGTAATAGTGATGACCCTGAGCAACTTGCAGCATATTTATACAGTGCACTGCGGCAAATGGATCGTGAGGGCATTGACTTGATTCTGGCAGAGGAAATCGATATGCCGGGGATAGGCTTTGCGGTAATGAACAGGCTTCGTAAGGCAGCTCTTCGGATACTCAGGGTAATGTAA
- the rpiB gene encoding ribose 5-phosphate isomerase B translates to MKIAIGSDHAGYHLKKQVINYLNSGSREAIDFGVLDETGADYPDIAVAVVNAVKTRDCSFGILICGTGIGMSIAANKHHGIRAALCSESYSASCAREHNDANILTMGSRVLGQGLAIDIVETFLSSSFDGGRHSRRLEKITAIEQGL, encoded by the coding sequence ATGAAAATTGCAATCGGCAGTGATCATGCAGGATATCATTTGAAAAAACAGGTAATCAATTACCTGAACTCCGGAAGCCGGGAGGCAATAGATTTTGGGGTACTTGATGAGACTGGTGCCGATTATCCGGATATAGCCGTAGCAGTTGTAAATGCTGTTAAAACCAGAGACTGTTCATTTGGCATCTTGATCTGTGGAACGGGAATAGGGATGTCAATTGCAGCGAATAAACATCATGGTATAAGGGCAGCTCTTTGCAGTGAATCTTATTCAGCCAGTTGTGCCCGGGAACATAATGATGCCAATATTCTGACCATGGGATCGAGAGTTCTTGGTCAGGGTCTGGCCATTGATATTGTTGAAACCTTTTTGAGCAGTTCCTTTGACGGCGGTCGACATAGCAGAAGGCTTGAAAAAATAACCGCTATAGAACAAGGATTATGA